The window GGGGTGAAATGGCAATAAAAAAGGCCGACATTGGGTGTCGGCCTCAGGGGAAATTTGTCTTCCTTTTTTGAGCTCCTGGAGGAAGTGAAACCAGGGTATGCCACATTCGTGATCTGCACGTTTTTTTAGGCAGTAACTTTTTGCAGGTACATGTATCAGCTCCGTTCATTTCTTTAGCTATTGCCACCCCGTCTGGCGAGTGTGGTCTTTCTTCTCATTGTTCAAATCGCTTTCTCGGTCCAGTTCAGAATGTAGACGGTAAACGTGGTGTGTTGTTCAACGTGGAAACAATCAATCACCGTTGAGCTAGTGATATTTCAGACAGCCGTCACAGTGAAGTGCCGAATGCGCCAACTACTTTGCAGTTTGTGCCAATCGAAGTTCGCGGGGCGACTGACCTGTCCAACGCTTGTGCGCGCGGGAAAAGGCGCTGTAGTCCGCATAGCCAAGCAGGAAGGCGACCTCGGTCAGGCTCATGAGTGAATCCTGAATGTATTCGGCTGCGAGGTCCTGCCTAATCGAACGCAGGAGTTCCCGATAGGTGGTCTCCGCTTCGGTCATTTCCCGTTGCAGGCTGCGCAGGCTGATATTCATGGCGCTGGCCAGTTCATCGGCAGACAGCTCTCCGCTGGGCAGCCGCTTTCTGATGTGTTTTCTGGCCCTCTCAATGATGGTGGTCCCTTCGATGGCTGACAGCTGTTGCTTCACCATTTCATCATGCAGATTGAGGAGAAGTGGATTGCCGCTCTTCAACTTCCGCTGGGCGTCTTCCATGGAAAGCTCAATGCAATCTTCTTCTGCGTCGAACTCCACATGGCATTGGAATAGTTCGGTGAATCGTTCTGCGCAAGACGGTGCAGGGTGGGCGATGGTCACATGGAGCGGTTTCAGTCCCTCGCCGTAGTTCATGCGGCACAATTTCATGACAAGGGACATGGAGGAATCCATCTGACAGGGGAGCTTCACCTCGTCCGATAGTATGATGCGAAGCCGCTGCCCGGATTGTTCGATGTAGGCTGTACCGC of the Pseudodesulfovibrio sp. zrk46 genome contains:
- a CDS encoding AraC family transcriptional regulator translates to MPETFQLTQANTLWNLIEYHGHDPRPIFAEEDLTFAVLSDPEVRIAHRRIDNLWQLAADTIDDPCFGLDAGKVWHPSHFHALGYAWLAASSLLEGLDYLQRYRTIFSERGTAYIEQSGQRLRIILSDEVKLPCQMDSSMSLVMKLCRMNYGEGLKPLHVTIAHPAPSCAERFTELFQCHVEFDAEEDCIELSMEDAQRKLKSGNPLLLNLHDEMVKQQLSAIEGTTIIERARKHIRKRLPSGELSADELASAMNISLRSLQREMTEAETTYRELLRSIRQDLAAEYIQDSLMSLTEVAFLLGYADYSAFSRAHKRWTGQSPRELRLAQTAK